ctaagtgcttggtagagtatggtACAACTGAACTAGCAGACGTGCTCCCcgacaaaacgagcttacagtctagaggggatcaatgaattgtatttgctGGCTGCTTTCTCTGTACAAAGCATtgactttattattattcacaatagtattcacaataataataacaataatagtaatgcatAAATAAACGAAAATCTCTTTTGAGAATGTGGAATTCATTTATGTCTTTTGAAAGGCCTGCAAGATTTTTCCTGGAGATCCTTCTCAGGGCAGACGATGGGagggaatcattcattccttcattccttcaattgcattcactgaacgcttactgtgtgcacagtactgtactaagcacttgggaagtacaaaccggcaccagagacaatccctatggtaaggtcaagcttcagatatgactcatgagccttctcatctgatcttgtttttttttcctttttcttacattatttgttaagtgcctaatagTTGCcgtgcattgttctaagggcttgggtcttGTTTTATGTGGTCGAGTCAttgccaacccatagcgacaccacagacccatctctcccaaaatcccccggctctccatctgcaatcgttctggtagtgtatccatagatttttcttggtaaaaatacagaagaggtttaccattgccgccttctgcgtaGTAAACTCGGGTTTCCGCCCTCGACTTCCTCCccttccgctgctgcccagcatgggtgagttttgacttgtagcagattgtcttccactcgctagccactgcccaatctaggactggaatgggtaggcctcgactctctctcccattgccgagactggtaaagtattggaaaccctccaggtatgaccgggagaggagaagtgcttgggtagattcaaggtaatcagagtacacacagcccaggccatgtcccacatggggctctaaattttaatcctcattttaagatgagggacctaaagcccagagaagtgaagtgacttgcctaaggtcacacagtaggcaaagaaacagcttggcttagtagaaagaacacaggcctggaagtcagaggacctgggttctaatctctgctctggcatttgtctgctgtgcgatcttggacaagtccctcggTTACCCCAGCTGTACAATGGgttgaaatcctactccctcctacttagacaatgagtcccatgggggacaaggattgtgtccaacctgatgaatttatacctaccccagtgcagagaacagtgtttggcacatactaacggCTTaacaagtctaataataataataataataataataataataataataataataataataatggaatttgttaagcgcttaatatatgcaaagcactgttgtaagcgctgggagggatacaaggtgatcaggttatcccatgtgaggctcacagtcttaatccccattttacagatgaggtaaatgaggctcagagaagttaagtgacttgcccaaggtcacacaggagacatatggcagagctgggattagaacccatgaattctagactgtgagcccactattgtgtagggaccgtctctatatgttgccaaattgtacttcccaagcgcttagtacagtgctctgcacacagtaagtgctcaataaatacgattgaatgaatgaaaaaatgacctctgacttccaagcccgagctctttccactgagccatgctgcttacaacaattattaaatggggaagctgggattagaacccaggtcttctagactgtaaacttgttgtgggcagggaatgtgtctatttgttaccCTACTGTACTCTgtcaaacagttagtacagtgctctgtacacagtaggtgctcaatgaatacgaatgaatgaatgaatgaatgaatgaatgctgacattACAAGTTCCCTAACTGTAAATTGTGGGTGTTTCTTTTTTTCAGAATGTGTTTCCTTTGGACGAGCTAAAATTGTCTGAATGAGGAAGCATGCATTCTGCCTTTGTTTGGGGGGGGGAAACGGACTTTATTCAATCTACCTCACAAAGCAGTATATGCGAACCCATTTTCACTCAAGGAAGGCTGAAGCAGGGAAGGCCACcactgacctttccagagaagaccaTGGACGCCAACCTGGGAGTGCTGGGTTAGGGtcggatgccacttgtccggtcgccAGTCTGCAAGGTGGTCCCTCCATGAGGCGGGAGACCCCGGACCAAGAAGGCCCCCAGATTGGGGGATGACCCGAGAATGcaaaaaaccctgccctctccctgactttcccattactgttgacggcactaccatccttcccgtctcacaagcccgcaaccttggtgtcatcttcgactccgctctctccttcaccactcacatccaagccgtcaccaaaacctaccggtctcagctccgcaacattgccaagatccgccctttccactgcatccaaaccgctactctactcgttcaagttctcatcctatcctgtctggacccactgcatcagccttctctctgatctcccatcctcatgtctctccccacttcaatccatacttcatgccactgcccggattgtttttgtccagaaacgctctgggcatgttactcccctcctcaaaaatttccagtggctaccaatcaatctgcgcatcaggcagaaactcctcaccctcggcttcaaggctttccatcacctcgccccctcctacctcacctcccttctctccttctacagcccagccccaccctccgctcctctgccgctaatctcctcaccgtgcctcgttctcgtctgtcccgccgtcgatccccggcccacgtcatccccgtgacctggaatgccctccctctgcccatccaccaagctaacactcttcctcccttcaaggccctagtgagagctcacctcctccaggaggccttcccagactgagccccctccttcctctccctctcatccccctctccatccccccatcttacctccttcccttcccctcagcacctgtatatatgtatatatgtttgtacatatttattactctatttatttattttacttgtacatatctattctatttattttcttttgttaatatgtttggttttgttccctgtctcccccttctagactgtgagcccactgttgggtagggactgtccctatatgttgccaacttgtacttcccaagcgcttagtacagtgctctgcgcacagtaaactctcaataaatacgattgattgattgatctccgtgCGCTGGTTCGGAAAGGGAATTTGCGCAGAGGTGATTCCTCTGAATTCCcgaggggtgggggctggtggCTCGTTCACTTGGTCACTTGGTCACTTGGTTAGCCTTCTCACCTTCTGCAGTTCCTCGATGGTTTTCCACTGCTGGTTAATCGAGCGTAAGTGCAGAGCAGAGAGGCAAAACCTGTGTTCCAGGAACCGCAACCCTGGAGAATACATTCTGCTAGATCCTAAGCTTCCTAAgctccttatgtccatatccgtcatttatttatttctattcatctctgcctcccctgctagactgcaagctcactgtgggcagggaacgtttctgttatattatgttgtactctcccaggtgcttagtacagtgctctgcacaaagtaagtgtgcaacaaacacgaactgattgactgactgagggcaggaatggtatttattaacattattgtCCTTTCCCGGGTATTTTGTATACTGTTCTGCAGaaagtaggtgcttgggaaatattgctgattgataaGTGAATAGAAAGTGATTTCCCTTGATTTCCACCCAGAAAATTGATCtctgctctatgtaggacagggactgtgacagcgtgtcctagtggacagagcatgggcctggggatcagaaatttatgggttctgatcctggctctgccccttgtctgcttggtgaccttgggcaagtcacttcacttctctgggcctcagttacctcatccgtaaaatagtgattaagaccgtgaacaccatgaccgtgaaccccatgtgggactgggactgtgtccatcagattaccttgtatctaccccagtgcttagaacaagtgcctggcacctagtaagtgcttaacaaatgccattaagaaaagttccttcacctctctgtgcctcagttccctcatttgtaaaattgggactaagactgcatcaggcagaaactcctcacctttggctccaagtctctccatcacctcgccccctcctacctcacctaccttctctctttctacagcctagcctgcacccttcgctcctctgccactaatctcctcactgtgccttgttctcgcctgtcctgccttcgacccccggcccacgtcatcctcctggcctggaatggcctccctccgcacatccgccaagctagctctcttcctcccttcaaggccctgcagagagctcacctcctccaggagtccttcccagactgagccccctccttcctctccccctactcctcttctccatccccccgccttacctccttcccttcccacagcacctgtatatatttatatatgcttttacatatttattactctattaatttattttacttatacatattctatttattttattttgttaatttgttttgttttgttctccgtctcccccttctagactgtgagcccaatgttgggtagggaccgtcactatatgttgccaacttgtacttcccaagcgcttagtacagtgctctgcaaacagtaagcgctcaatacatatgattgaatgaatgaatgaatgactgcgtgtcccatgtgggacagggactgtgttcaaccagatttgcttgtatctaccccagcgctttgtacagttcctggcactgaataagcacttaacaaatagcattaaaaaagtccatttgcttttctgtgcctcggttctctcatctgtaaaataggaattaagactgtgagccccacgtgggacatggatgtgtccaacctgattaggttgtatctatgctgatgtttagtacggtgcctgacacatagtaagcgtattattattagcttctatgtactccaatgcttagtacagtgcctggtccgtagtgtgcgctttacaaataccataaaaaacaaaagcaaaatggTTGTTTCACTCCAACAgtgtccctcctcatccctgggtCAGACTAGGATCATAAAGATCCAGGAGACGGCCTTTCCGGACCACCTGCTCTCCCACGTTGACCGGCCCACCCTGCCCAAATTCCCCcgtgcttcctcccttccccacccacacaccgAGAACTGGCACCAATGCCCCTCTTCCCggggcccagagggcagggaagggaagggcagggaggctgcaaGCAGCTGCTCCTCTGAGACGATTGGGCTCAGGACCAATGTCATCAGGTCAAGGAGCCTGCCATTGTTCAGCGGGGGACGGAGGGGCCCTTCAGaagaaggggcggaggtgggcccTCTACCTTTTGAGGCTGGGTAGGATCCACGTTCTCCCATGGCTCTGGATTTTTGGACCTGTTGAGGCTGAATCCCAAGATGGCATCCGTTAGGAAAGACGCTAAGCAGTTGTGGTGTACCcctgaaaatgacatttctgaacttcccatcagccccccaccccaagactggaagctcactggggacagggaacgtgaggtaagatggggggatggacagggggacgagggtgagaggaaggaaggggctcagtctgggaagacctcctggaagaggtgagctctcagtagggccttgaagggaggaagagagctagcttggcggatgagcagagggagggcattccaggcccgggggatgacgtgggccgggggtcgatggcgggacaggcgaaaacgaggtacggtgaggagactagcagcagaggagcggagggtgcggggtgggctgtagaaggagagaagggaggtgaggtaggagggggcgaggtgatggacagccttgaagcccagtgtgaggagtttctgcctgatgcgcagattgattggtagccatcggagatttttgaagggggagtaatatgcccagagcgtttctggacaaagataatccgggcagcagcatgaagtatggattgaagtggagagagacacgaggatgggagatcagagagaaggctggtgcagtaatccagacgggataggatgagcgcttgaatgagcagggtagcggtatggatggagaggaaagggcgcatcttggcaatgttgcggagctgagaccggcaggttttggtgacggcttggatgtgagggatgaatgagagagcggagtcgaggatgacaccaaggttgcgggcttgtgagacgggaaggatggtagtgccgtcaacagagttgggaaagtcagggagagggcaaggtttgggagggaagacaaggagttcagtcttcgacatgttgagctttaggtggcgggcagacatccagatggagatgtcttgaaggcaggaggagatgcgagcctggagagagcgcgagagagcaggggcagagatgtagatctgggtgtcatcagcgtagagatgatagctgaagccgtgggagcgaatgaggtcaccaagagagtgagtgttgatcgagaacagaagaggaccaagcattgaaccttggggaacccccacagtaagaggatgggagggggaggaggagcctgcaaaagagactgagaaagaacgaccggagtgataagaggagaaccaggagaggacgaagtcagtgaagccaaggtcagatagcgtgttgaggagaagagagtggtccacagtgtcgaaggcagctgagaggtcgaggaggattaggacagagtatgagccgttggatttggcaagcaggaggttattggtgacctttgagagggcagtttccgtggaatgtaggggacggaagccagactggagggggtcgaggagagcgttgttgttgaggaattctagacagcacgtatagacaactcgttcaaggagtttggaaaggaatggtaggagggatatagggagataactagaaggtgaggtggggtcaagagagggtttttacaggatgggagagacatgggcatatttgaaggcagaggggaaggaaccagtggagagtgagcggttgaagatggaagttaaggaggggagaaaggatgctatcaactctgttatattgtactcgtccaagcgcttagtgcagtgctctgcacacagtaagagatcagtaagtaccattgtttGTAAACTcgtgtctagactctaagcttgttgtgggcagaaaccgtgtctaccaaatctgttctattgtactcgcgaaagcacttaatgcagtgctctgcacacagagagaacccaatcgatagcattgattgttagcttgtttctagactggaagccctgtgtgggcagggaccatgtctaccgattctgtttattgtactctcccaaacacttagtgcagttctctgcatacagtaagtgcttgataaataccattgattgatagactgtattGTTTTGTTAtaatcccaaacagtacagtgctccgcacacagcaaatgctctttaattgattgatcataccattgattgatttaattatgttgtactctccttcaaccccaccaaaccacagcagccctgaacaggaaatgaatcaatcaatcaattagcggtattaattaaacacttactgtatgcagaacactgtactaagtgcttgggagagcccagtacgacagaattagcatacGCATTCTCTCCctacaaaacaagcttacagtctagaaggagagacagacattaattagaaataaattacagatatgtacctcccTGCTGTGGAGCTAGTTGTGGGggttgggtgatgaataaaggggcaggtcagggagatgcagaagggagtgggagaagag
This sequence is a window from Tachyglossus aculeatus isolate mTacAcu1 unplaced genomic scaffold, mTacAcu1.pri SUPER_30, whole genome shotgun sequence. Protein-coding genes within it:
- the LOC119921801 gene encoding normal mucosa of esophagus-specific gene 1 protein-like; amino-acid sequence: MGIFQFLMKKKELIPLATIVTIAGLGAISVSVYSLFKMAVILNRSKNPEPWENVDPTQPQKLRSINQQWKTIEELQKVRRLTK